The genomic stretch aaaattctattttttgCAATCTGTTTCCGTCACTTtcagggggaaggggggatCTAGAAAAATATTCGGATGAGAGGGTGTGGCATTCGCTCTGAAACCTTGAATCTATTTTAGACCAAAGTACGTTATTTCACTACAGCTTATTTGAGCCCTGAACCACTGTTTATCAAGAGAAAAATGATAGTAACACAAAAtccataaaagaaaaaaactctgaTCTATTTTCAAACCCAAAGGGCTCGAACATTGCTCCCTTCGGGCCGCTTATTTAGTTCTTCGGGGGTTTCATTGTCAGTGGTATTGCATTGAGCAATATTTGAGACGAGATACTTAATTATACAAGAATCTTTAACCTAATTCTGATCCGTCAATATCATTCTGTAATGTCTCTAATCTGTGTGGCTGTTCAGACTTTTTAACTTCCTGACAGGAAACATGTGGGATTGATACTAAACGCGGACGTAGCAGCATTTAGTAGCGCCCGTCAATTTCAACAGATAGATGTATGGTAGATGTTTTCTATAAAATGGCATcgccaaccaggaaaaaaaaaaataataaaggacttttagaaagtctgtATTTTCGTAAGACAGATTCCTTACTCGCTTATTCAGTAAATTCAACAATATAAGTGAGCAGAATCAGTCAGAAGCTTTTCCTTAAAATTTCGCCACTTAGACAATAAGGTCAGGAGAATAAAAATGGCATTAGTTTCATACAAATTGTACTGAGAATAAAGCTTAGAATATGAATGATGCTTGTTGATAATATAAAAAGATCCAGCTATTGCATTGATTTCTAACTAAAATGAAGAAAGGGCATAGTATATGGGGCAGTGTCGTCCTTTAGAAAATAATTTCAAAGCATAATTTCATAGATACGAAGACAAGGAGTTTCTTCGCGGTAACTACTGAATTAGTATTGATTCTGcggaaaaacaaagaaagaattaGATTAATTATTGCCAAAAATTTCCTTATGTCGAcagaacgatgaaaacaaataaaaaataacttgtCGATAACATATCTAGCTACTGGACGTGACCAAATGGGATAAACAGTAATTAACTTCATCCTTACAATGTtggcatatttttggaaatttccTACTGTTGTCACGTGACTAATTATAAATTAGCAAGTTAAATGCCAAAAGATCTTTACTTTCACCCCCTGTTTTTTAGTAttcaaatgtggcatttaccaaTATCTTTGTCATATATTTACTCCTCGGTATTTACAAACTAGCGACATATTTGCAATCCGTCCAGTGTTAATGgcaacttttttttctgattaatTGGATAGTTTGGAAACAAACGAAATTCATAATATCCAAACACCTGCACACCGAAAGTCGGCCTTCCTGGGTGATGCATTTAATTTAACAGATTTAAACATGAAATCTGTCATATCAATCTGTTAGATTAAtagtgacgaattactcctgaATTTTGGTTctaaatttcagcgttaatttgtcattttacatgtgaaattacaaaattgccatggcaaccttccgtacgtgtaggtgtcaagatggcgaggaagttttaaaattttctgaatgaagatgtcagggcattaaaaTACACTTTGGAAAACCTAAACGCAATAAAGACCACAttaagaaggattctaacaggtattttgtcgagaCGTTACGAAcattctgaacttaagccacATTTAAGCTGTAAACTTTTGAGATTGTGGAGTTCTCCGATCGATGCGATAAaaccaggataaacatgtcaaaaatccgcgATTGCAatcgtaattcgtcacctatgatatttataggtaatcaaatggtatactcgtgaaattagggaataatttcgcTTGACTTGGACAAAGCGCGCGTGAAATgtttccctaatttcactcgtcaaaTTACACATACCAATAACAGCCGAAAATGCCGAATTTAAGGCTAAAACTAGTTTTTCATCCCAGGCCATTATTATAGTTCTAACAAAGGCAAATTAATATAAGCAGAAATTAAAcgtttataaaaataaataaataaataaataaatacaggtAAAGTTGATCAGAGTATGCAGCGATAATCACTGACATTATTATATACGTTAACCAAATTTCGCTAACAATTACTAACTTGAATATTGAAGTATTACCTATTTGGTTGTTAGGAAACCTAGTGGTCAAAAATCCTAGTTTTTTGTCTAATTGATGACTTGCGATCTAATTGTCGAAGATCGGCATCGTTACTGCTAACTTAACTCTGGCCGCATTATCGTATCACGTCACCTATAGGTTGAGCACGCTAAACGGCATGAAGGTAAATACATATAAAGGACAGGCATCCGTTGAGTTCACTTTACCTGTAGTCGAATCTTTTACTGCGCTTTTTACAAACaagcgaactctaaagttcaaaagccgccttcacaattgccgTGAATCATATTAAGATCACAAGCagcgaaccttgaaacacaaaacacacaaaacggatcgaaatccaccaattacaaatcacaaaccatgaccttttgaacccgttaaagtaaagttttgtttcctaagatgtcggttaagatgattgacgacggcaacgaaaaacgcaatcgtcagttggcttttgaacttcaaaattcgcatgtttgtgaaaagcgtaGTAAATAAAAAGTTCATCGCTCCCATGTGGGAAAGAactctttgttctttgtttcacTTTCTAATTTATTGATGTAGCCTTACTAAGACATTGTCGTGAGCTCTCAGTTATTAAATTAGGACGATTGTCGTTCCACATGGAAGGGGTCTCTGCATTAGATGTTTGCAAAAGGGAGGTGTCCGTCtactaaaaacaaataaattctaatatttttatgatttttcccTTAAAAGGGTCGCAGTCTAAACAGCCTATCTGAGCCCCCACCCACCGTACCGTCCTGCCCCAGTAATTGCAAAGATGGTAAACCAGGAAGAGATGGAAGGGATGGAAGGGATGGGATGACTGTGGTAGGTCCCCCTGGGCCACCAGGGAAGAATGGATTCAACGGTACGGATGGACAAAATGGAAGAGATGGAAAGGATGGAAGAGACGGGAGAGATGGTCCAAAGGTATGATTCTATTCATTTACTAGGGACCAGACTTTGCCAATATTCCATTTGAATGCATTTTAACGCCTGTAATCTCATCAATTTTAAGCCCCGACTTGATCATAATATTTTCAGGGAGACCCCGGACCACCCGGTGAGAGAGGACCTCCAGGAGTGTGTGACCGAGCTGAAGTAAGTCCAGTCAATAACTTTTGGCTTACGCAGATGTTGCTGCCAGTCCAATTTTAAAGAGGCCACTTATTCGGTTGTGTGAATTAGGAAATTATTGATCCCCTGACGGTCCTTATCTTTATGTGTATGAGCGTTAATATAATTACATCAttataatgaaaaacaaaaatagctgTACCAAAGTACTGCAAGAGAGGTTTCATTCTGACACTTCAATGCTTGAAGGCCTACAGCATAAGAAAAACGTATAATACAAGCGTCTAATAAGGCATAGGGAGATCTCACTTTCAAATTCATACTACCAGCGCCAGAGATATAAAGTAGATCGACTTTTCTTTAACGGCTTTTGTCACGGCTAAGTAGTCAGGTCTTCTTCTATCATGTTTTATTATCTGAGAACAATTATACAACATTCGTGATCACTGTAGGGCGTGACTAATAATAAATAGTAATTGGGTCGAATATGATCGTCCGGGCGGTTgcagtcctgaataggactgttgttcaCAGCGACTGACGTTTGGAAAACTtttgcggtagtcatcttcagtgtcaaagtgagttgtaccaACCATGTATGTCCTTCGAAAGGTCTagctttcattttgtttatcttcCTTTCTTTAGATCAACTCTATTAAGGCACGAATCAGTGATAATGAAATCAAGGTAAGCGTTGTACACTCAGTCGGAAGACCTCTGACGTACccttattttattttgctttttttttgtaccCCGAACAATTTAATAAATCCTACTGGACCTAAAATAATCCTACCGAACGTGGGCTAAGCGTGTAATCCTTACAACGTGCTAAATGATATGTAGGCTTGGACAGGCTGAAGTAAACTTTAGGGGCTTGCTCATAATCTTGCGTACTCACCTCTTCAGGTAGAAAAAGCATAAGTCcctttgaaaacccaaatggtTCGTGACATTTTCTTTCGATAGCTTCAGGAAAAGTGGTCTTTCGTTTGCTGTGATGCTTTCTTTAATAACACAAGCTGATTTGGCTTAAATTTAGAATTATAACTTAAATCGTTAATGCTTatgcatgaattcagttttcaaCCAGACGGCTGTGTAAACACTGACCTGTAAGCTTGTGGCTATGTAAACCCTTACTTTCTTCAACAAGGTGCATATATTCAGGGCATCAACAGTGTGAGTGGGCATTAACTGAGATACCCCTAGTTACAATATATACAATATCCCACGCTCTTTTGCCAGTTGATTGCTTTGACGCTGCTCTGCACTTGTTAAAGgtgcatttcattttttttctataaaccCCGTTGTCAAGGTTAAGATATTGAGTAAAATAAATACATCTCGTCCATCGAGAGGTTCatcaaaataacaaattaaaaaaactgataCTAGGATCCCAAGTCTGTTGCTTAAATATAAAACATTAATTAAAATActtgttcttctttttaaaacagcTGCAAAAAATCAGTGACAAAGTCAACATGTTAGACGTTAAAATTGATGCAGAAGTAGCTGATCTTTTGGCAATTATTCAGGTAGAGTAAAACTAATCCACATTTCTATCAATGTTGCCGATAAGGTTCTTTTATTACGACAACGAGCTTTTAGATCTTATAAAACgctcttgtttttttcattttcctttgctttgttgtggttgttgttggcTTCGTTTCACTGAAGGATCGCCATTAGCCGATAATTGTAATTATAAGCTAAGTGAATACGttacaattttgaaaatgtGCAATGTATTATAAAGTAGATGCACAATCAAATTACAGTTATTGAAAAACACAATTGCTTCAAATTCATCACTAACCAATTTTCCTTTGAGGGTCATTTCTTCACTCGTTCAGCAAGCAATTAGATAGAAAAATCTGGCTAACAAGGCCAGAGGGTGTTATTTCTTCGTTTCTCATTGTGAATAAGATACCACCTAAATTTGTCCGCAAAGAATAGAACCAGTAACTGAACCTTCCTCCCCTATAGATCGTAAATGCAAGTCTAATCCCAGGCCCTACCGGGCAGCAGGGGCCACCAGGACACCAAGGACCTAAGGGTGACAAAGGAGACCCAGGAGCAACGGGTGCTGAAGGAAAACAAGGGCCAATTGGTACACAGGGCCCAAGAGGTCCCCAGGGCCCTCAGGGGCTTCGGGGGCCCAAAGGAGAAGACGGTAATTGTAATTTGAAATATTGCAAACACCACTTGATAGAGAACGTTCAAGGGCCGGGATATCAACCCTTGAAGGTTACTCTCAAGGGACCCAGTCAGGTAAGTGTGTCATGTGCTGTAGAAACAttaagcacgaaattcttatTTTTTGTCCCTAATCAAATGAGAATCTGTTTAATGTTGCACTTGGAGTGATGTTAGAGTAGAAAATTTATTTCTCAAGTCTCTAAACGTAACTGGACAAGTAATAATTTCATGGCCaagaaatatgatattaagccaGCATTAGGACGCTGCTATTGAATAACTTTAGACTCACCGGGAAACTATCTTTGAGTACATTTAAATACTGTAATAGAGAGAATACGGATTAAAATGTCTTCGGGATTTATTATCAGGCTGCGCCTAAAATAATAGactatttttttctgtcaaaagtTGATTGGATACATATTTTGCCTTTAGATCTCCATGTCAGATTTTCAGTGGTAGTACGTCGCAAATaattttcgtctttcacctgattttgaactttttttcgaCTTAGTCAAGAAAATTCGATTGTTTTCCAGAAAGCTATATTAGGCTAAAGTTCATTTCAAACCAGTCTGTGCGGAAAATTTGGTCTGGAAGGATCTCACATGGGAAAAGCCCCATCCCATCGCAGAATGTCAGTATGTCTCCATAGCGAACCCACGCTCTTTAtatttgtaaactgcaaatggaaattaaataagagataAAATCTTACCTGTTTTGTTCTATCCTTGAATCTGCTGCGGTGCGAGgtgaaatggaagttgttttaCGATGCGAAAACGATGTTCAAGGCGACACTTTGACCGTTGGTGATTGCATAATGCTTTATGTAGTTTGTCTCGCATTTCACGCGGTTGTTATTATCGTCTCTCGTTTCATTGTTGGTTACACGCTCggaaaaaaagtgctaaaaatcggGCACAAATTTGtccaaactatttttttaaatatgcaTGGAATGTTACCAATATCTCTTAAACTACAGAAGATAATGAGTTGAGACTTTTAGTTTTGTATTTGTCGTAAGTTATCGtttcaaattcttcattttttagATAAGTACTGCGCATGACCGAAAAGCCCATTTATGTGCACTTTATTTCTGCCAAGTATGACAGTTTCAGGTTACATACTTTTGAAATAGAAACTTTTaggagttttgattttttaaattggCCACTAGAGGGTCACATGACTGGTAACCATAGAAACGCCTAATCCAAAATGTTCCTAGAATCAAGTATTGTTGCCTGTATTAATTTCAGTAACAtgccttttaaagaaaacaaagttaTAGACCCAAGAATTCCAAATATTTTGTGCCTATCACGCCCCCACTGAATCTGTTGGCCGCTCGGCTTGAAAAAAATCCCCAGCgtgtattgctggttttcagtgttacgccattcaaaatagatcaaaataaaaatcaaaaccgttgacgagataaagtccagaatctgggaaatgaaaagaggtaaatatgcaaagacccccGCCAAatttcaggtcagaggaatatttcgtatacgagatattcgaagaaacgttttacccaaatttatagagatttgtatggagacgccatgctggtgctcatcTGGAcgagcaccaacatggcggacggaaaccaagagaaacatctgttaccgagtttttctaatacatgaactgttgaGATAGGAAAATTCCCCTaaaacaagtcttttttttttaaccttcatGACTGtcacagctctcttggccgtcatgcaaatgccgcgtcacgcaaaagctcaGAAATTCAAgtgtactctatcacaaaaccaagaacccttttggagcgaaaatttgtatgaaaagtagttttcagctgctcttatacatcgtgaaagtaaaatctcggtaggattgATAGTTTTgtggtttgaattttagtgacgtcatgcaTGAAGACCAGCAATTAATTTATTAAGGAttcgagagagagagagagagagaatagAGACATTGATTATACGACAGCAGCTATGGAGTTTCGACCCTTGTCACTAATCATTACCGTTAATTCAAATGTTAGTGAATTAATAACCAcgcgaaacaacaacaaccgcGTTTCACCAGCAGTTAAATGCGAGACAAACAAGATAAAACATTGTGAAATCAACAACGGTCAAAGCGTCGACTTGAACATCGTTTTCGCATCGTAACacaacttccatttcacttcGCACCGCGGCAGATTTAAGAATAGAACAAAACAGGTAAGATTTtatctcttatttaatttccatttgcagtttacaaataagagCGTGGGTGCCCTGTGGTATGTTTCTCAACACCGAAGTCAACACAATCTTTTTCTTACAGAATTACGTGATAGTAGGTGTGACCTGTTCATCAGAACGAAGCTGGGTTAGTCAGTTATCGTATGAAAGCACATCAGGCTGGTACATCTGTACTTGTAACCGTAAATACGGAAAGGCTGGAGACCAGCCGGATGAACGAGAAAAGCAAGTCCAAAGTCCacagaagaaaggaaaagacaagTC from Porites lutea chromosome 1, jaPorLute2.1, whole genome shotgun sequence encodes the following:
- the LOC140937991 gene encoding uncharacterized protein, giving the protein MVSLRFAPLIVLLLVVHDTPLASTFGFNEDSHFKGRSLNSLSEPPPTVPSCPSNCKDGKPGRDGRDGRDGMTVVGPPGPPGKNGFNGTDGQNGRDGKDGRDGRDGPKGDPGPPGERGPPGVCDRAEINSIKARISDNEIKLQKISDKVNMLDVKIDAEVADLLAIIQIVNASLIPGPTGQQGPPGHQGPKGDKGDPGATGAEGKQGPIGTQGPRGPQGPQGLRGPKGEDGNCNLKYCKHHLIENVQGPGYQPLKVTLKGPSQNYVIVGVTCSSERSWVSQLSYESTSGWYICTCNRKYGKAGDQPDEREKQVQSPQKKGKDKSHINGWKWQRVCALHYWECPKD